A portion of the Parasteatoda tepidariorum isolate YZ-2023 chromosome 5, CAS_Ptep_4.0, whole genome shotgun sequence genome contains these proteins:
- the LOC107447666 gene encoding regulator of nonsense transcripts 3B, whose amino-acid sequence MKRDKTFQTKVIIRRLPPTMTEEQFIEQISPLPEHDYMYFVKADMRLGSHAFSRAYINFVIPEDIFLFKDQFDGYVFLDNKGNEYPAIVEFAPFQKIPKKRSKKRDAKCGTIANDPDYLKFLESMKNPDDVSLPSAEVYLEEIESREKELKANNGVPKLTTPLIEYLKARKIEQQKIREEKREERKRRELEKKRIREEERRRRKAEKDKERVKDKYKDKESLSEKEATDELEESPVSESVNQSDQIVQVLKNPEREKETKEVTTPLKGKEYFPPWKSNRDRDRGKKEWDRDRTRLKDKQKVPVKGYYNERERSRRDKTDYKLYSGRKQSDHETASKKSKEEGVKCLEQPEEELLESTKEKKVDSKKDTSPVASHSQWPKDKRDNSCPGNVETFGSQKDNDDLSSQLGDSTKSVSREDVDRNETSKQLDFREQGKDPRAERRIRNKDRPSLEIYRPGMRRFSTQRNSPQKEVPTSTSNSSSPSPTPSTTSVTKTLKDDDKNDKKIDE is encoded by the exons ATGAAGCGTGACAAAACATTTCAAACCAAA GTTATTATCAGACGTCTTCCTCCAACTATGACTGAGGAGCAGTTTATAGAGCAAATATCCCCTCTTCCTGAACATGACTATATGTATTTTGTGAAAGCTGATATGAG gttGGGATCCCATGCATTTTCTCGagcttatataaattttgttatcccagaagacatatttttatttaaagatcaaTTTGATGGTTATGTCTTCTTAGATaataaag GAAATGAGTACCCTGCAATTGTTGAATTTGCACCCTTTCAGAAAATACCAAAGAAGCGTAGCAAGAAAAGGGATGCAAAATGTGGAACTATAGCCAATG ATCCTGATTATTTGAAGTTTCTGGAGAGCATGAAAAATCCTGATGATGTTTCTCTTCCCTCAGCTGAAgtttatttagaagaaattgaaagtagagagaaagaattaaaag CAAACAATGGAGTCCCTAAATTGACAACACCATTGATAGAATACCTAAAGGCAAGGAAGATTGAACAGCAG aaaattagaGAAGAAAAACGAGAAGAAAGGAAGCGCAGggaattagagaaaaaaagaatcagaGAGGAAGAAAGACGAAGAAGAAAGGctgaaaaagataaagaaagagTTAAGGACAAATACAAGGATAAAGAAAGTTTATCAGAGAAAGAAGCTACTGATGAGCTTGAAGAATCTCCTGTATCAGAATCTGTTAACCAATCAGATCAAATTGTTCAG GTTTTGAAGAACCctgaaagagaaaaagaaactaaagaaGTTACAACACCTCTCAAAGGAAAAGAATATTTCCCTCCTTGGAAATCCAATAGAGATAGAGACAGAGGGAAAAAAGAGTGGGATCGAGATCGAACTCGCCTGAAAGATAAGCAAAAAGTACCTGTCAAAGGATATTATAATGAACGAGAACGAAGTCGTAGAGACAAAACAGATTATAA ATTATACAGTGGAAGAAAACAGAGTGATCATGAAACGGCTTCAAAAAAGTCTAAAGAAGAAGGTGTTAAATGTTTGGAACAACCTGAAGAAGAGTTATTAGAGTCCACCAAAGAGAAAAAAGTTGATAGCAAAAAGGACACATCGCCAGTTGCATCACACAGTCAGTGGCCTAAAGACAAGAGAGATAATAGTTGCCCTGGTAATGTGGAAACATTTGGTAGCCAAAAAGATAATGATGACCTTTCATCTCAACTAGGAGATTCTACAAAAAGTGTTTCACGGGAAGATGTCGATCGAAATGAAACATCTAAACAGTTAGATTTTCGAGAACAAGGGAAAGATCCGAGGGCAGAAAGACGAATAAGAAATAAG GATCGCCCATCTTTAGAAATTTACAGACCTGGTATGAGACGGTTCAGTACTCAAAGGAACAGCCCACAAAAAGAAGTTCCAACATCAACAAGCAATTCTTCGAGTCCTAGTCCCACTCCATCAACTACTAGTGTTACAAAGACACTAAAAGATGATGATAAAAATGACAAGAAAATTGATGAATAA
- the LOC107447665 gene encoding agmatinase, mitochondrial, whose protein sequence is MKKLSYLLQKGFQICAKRSFAASTFNTPLSGNDMPRAGGIATFMRLPFQPLAEGLDVGILGIPMDCGTSNRSGTRFGPRQIRAESSLLRPCNSSTGVNPFSVLQIADIGDVPVTIYDIQKAIQDIRAFILKVLAKNCTPITMGGDHTITYPILQAIKEKYGPVGLIHVDAHADVNESMMDCKIAHGTPFRRAVEEGLLDRKRVVQIGLRGTSYTPHDYQYCIDQGFRIVLADECWYTSLAPLMNDIKKQMGNGPVYVSLDIDALDPSFAPGTGTPEIGGLTTIQMLEIIRGLNGLNIIGGDLVEVSPPYDPSGNTALTAANMIFELLCILSVNK, encoded by the exons ATGAAAAAGCTTTCATATCTCCTTCAAAAGGGATTCCAGATTTGTGCTAAAAGATCGTTTGCTGCATCGACTTTCAACACTCCATTATCTGGAAATGATATGCCTAGGGCTGGTGGAATAGCCACATTTATGAGGCTCCCTTTCCAGCCTCTTGCCGAGG GTTTAGACGTTGGTATATTAGGCATACCAATGGACTGCGGTACATCTAATCGATCCGGTACTCGATTTGGACCTCGTCAAATACGAGCGGAATCATCACTTTTGAGACCTTGCAATTCTAGTACAg GTGTAAATCCATTTTCTGTTTTGCAAATTGCTGACATTGGAGATGTCCCGGTCACCATTTATGATATCCAAAAAGCGATACAAGACATCAGAGCTTTCATTCTTAAAGTGCTGGCCAAAAATTGTACTCCAATAACTATGGGCGGAGACCACACTATTACGTACCCGATACTGCAAGCTATTAAG gagaaGTACGGACCCGTTGGTTTGATTCATGTTGATGCGCATGCTGACGTGAACGAATCGATGATGGATTGCAAAATTGCTCATGGAACGCCTTTCCGGAGAGCTGTAGAAGAAGGCCTATTGGACAGAAAGAGGGTTGTGCAAATAGGACTAAGAGGAACCTCCTATACTCCACATGATTATCAGTATTGCATCGATCAG GGCTTTCGAATAGTCTTAGCAGATGAGTGCTGGTATACATCCTTAGCACCTCTTATGAATGATATCAAAAAACAGATGGGTAATGGACCAGTGTACGTGTCATTGGATATAGATGCATTAGATCCTTCTTTTGCTCCTGGAACCg gaACGCCAGAAATTGGTGGCCTGACTACAATACAGATGTTGGAAATCATTAGAGGTCTAAATGGATTGAACATCATTGGAGGAGACTTGGTGGAA GTTTCACCTCCTTATGATCCAAGTGGAAACACAGCTTTGACAGCTGCAAATATGATATTTGAATTACTGTGCATTCtttctgttaataaataa